In Providencia rettgeri, the following proteins share a genomic window:
- a CDS encoding NAD-dependent succinate-semialdehyde dehydrogenase encodes MHHLTHPALFRQSCYINGQWVDSDNKIPVTNPFDQSVLGTIPSLSATQVDGAIESAHSAMEGWSKQTAKARSIILRRWFELIEAHVDDLGRLMTLEQGKPLHEAKGEIRYAASFIEWFAEEGKRVYGETIPQTVGSNRLSTIKQPIGVCSAITPWNFPAAMITRKAAPALAAGCSIVIKPATETPFTALALAQLADEAGIPAGIFNVITGDSRVLGERLTKHALISKFSFTGSTQVGRILSEQCASTIKKTSLELGGNAPFIVFDDADIDKAVKSAVQAKFRNGGQTCVCVNRFYVQDAVFDEFQTKFVAEVAKLQVGNGLDASTDIGPMITTRAIDGMNELLQDALAKGARQLTLGNEVAEYGNFFNPKVLVDVDDSMKIVHEEIFGPIATLIRFSDENEVITRANNTIYGLAAYFFSRDVGRVYRVAEKLQSGMVGINTGLISNEVAPFGGVKQSGLGKEGSRYGIEDYLSTKYLCLDIE; translated from the coding sequence ATGCATCATTTAACTCACCCTGCACTATTTCGTCAGTCATGTTATATCAATGGGCAATGGGTTGATTCAGACAATAAAATCCCTGTGACTAATCCTTTTGATCAATCTGTGCTGGGAACGATCCCCAGTCTGTCGGCCACACAAGTAGATGGGGCGATTGAATCTGCACATTCTGCGATGGAAGGTTGGAGTAAGCAGACGGCGAAAGCACGTTCTATTATTTTACGCCGCTGGTTTGAGTTGATTGAAGCCCATGTTGACGATCTCGGGCGTTTAATGACTCTTGAACAAGGTAAGCCACTGCATGAGGCAAAAGGTGAAATTCGTTATGCCGCGTCATTTATTGAATGGTTTGCGGAAGAGGGAAAACGTGTTTATGGGGAAACCATTCCTCAAACAGTGGGTAGTAACCGCCTTTCGACAATCAAGCAACCCATTGGTGTTTGTAGTGCGATTACCCCGTGGAATTTTCCCGCAGCGATGATCACCCGTAAAGCGGCTCCAGCACTGGCTGCGGGTTGTAGTATTGTTATCAAGCCCGCGACAGAAACGCCTTTTACGGCGCTTGCATTAGCGCAGCTGGCGGATGAAGCCGGTATTCCTGCTGGGATATTCAACGTCATTACTGGGGACTCTCGTGTTCTTGGAGAACGTCTAACTAAACATGCGCTTATCAGTAAATTTTCGTTTACTGGTTCAACACAAGTTGGCCGAATATTGTCCGAGCAGTGCGCATCAACAATTAAGAAAACCTCACTCGAACTGGGGGGGAACGCGCCTTTTATTGTCTTTGATGATGCGGATATTGATAAAGCGGTAAAGAGTGCGGTTCAAGCGAAATTCCGTAATGGTGGGCAAACTTGTGTTTGTGTGAACCGTTTTTATGTTCAAGATGCGGTTTTCGATGAATTTCAGACCAAGTTCGTTGCTGAAGTCGCCAAGTTGCAAGTCGGTAATGGTCTTGATGCCAGTACCGACATTGGGCCGATGATCACAACACGTGCTATCGATGGGATGAATGAGTTATTGCAAGATGCATTAGCGAAAGGCGCTCGCCAATTAACCTTAGGGAATGAAGTGGCGGAGTATGGCAATTTCTTTAATCCCAAAGTCCTTGTTGATGTTGATGACTCAATGAAGATTGTTCATGAGGAAATTTTTGGTCCTATTGCAACATTGATTCGTTTTAGTGATGAAAATGAAGTGATTACTCGCGCCAACAATACGATTTATGGCTTAGCGGCTTATTTCTTTTCTCGTGATGTAGGTCGTGTATATCGTGTAGCTGAAAAGCTACAAAGTGGCATGGTCGGTATCAATACAGGCTTAATTTCTAATGAAGTTGCTCCCTTTGGTGGCGTGAAACAATCAGGTTTAGGAAAAGAAGGCTCTCGATATGGTATTGAGGATTATTTAAGTACTAAGTATCTGTGTTTAGATATTGAATAA
- a CDS encoding PDR/VanB family oxidoreductase — protein sequence MNQQKIAVNISRIEQISPNIKMFEFVAQDGAFVPFSAGSHVTVHMDGQTGLQRAYSLISDPQQCGSYCISVLRDENSKGGSAFMHEQLSPGDSLYLSPAQNFFSLAPDNQCKHILIAGGIGITPFLSYLYELEENGMDFELHYCFRDSATAAFLEHLQQRIGSRLFLYDGSQGQRMSVEQLVQAQARNSHLYVCGPQSLINEVIEKGHQHLGESQVHFENFGEVASEGDSFEVYFQRSGFSLEIGKDESILQVIEADKRINVECLCRNGVCGTCETAILEGEADHRDHYLDDDEKAEQKTMMLCVSRAKSKRLVLDL from the coding sequence ATGAACCAACAAAAAATTGCAGTCAATATTAGTCGAATTGAGCAAATTAGCCCAAATATTAAAATGTTTGAATTCGTCGCGCAAGATGGTGCTTTTGTGCCTTTTAGTGCAGGTAGCCACGTTACCGTTCACATGGATGGGCAGACTGGTTTACAACGCGCTTATTCGTTAATCAGTGATCCACAGCAGTGTGGCAGTTATTGCATCTCTGTATTGCGTGATGAAAATTCGAAAGGCGGCTCTGCATTTATGCATGAGCAGCTATCGCCAGGGGATAGTTTGTACCTGTCCCCAGCGCAGAATTTTTTCTCGTTGGCACCGGATAACCAATGTAAGCATATTTTGATCGCTGGCGGGATTGGGATCACGCCTTTTCTCTCTTATCTCTATGAATTAGAAGAAAATGGAATGGATTTTGAGCTCCATTACTGTTTTCGTGATAGTGCAACAGCGGCATTTCTTGAACATTTGCAACAGCGTATTGGTTCTCGTTTATTTCTCTATGACGGCAGCCAAGGGCAACGAATGTCTGTTGAACAGCTGGTTCAAGCACAAGCGAGGAATAGCCATCTGTATGTATGTGGTCCCCAATCATTAATTAATGAGGTGATTGAAAAGGGTCATCAGCACCTTGGTGAATCACAGGTTCATTTTGAAAATTTTGGGGAAGTTGCCAGCGAAGGGGATTCATTTGAGGTCTATTTTCAACGTTCAGGCTTTAGTTTGGAAATCGGTAAAGATGAGTCTATTTTGCAGGTAATCGAAGCAGATAAGCGCATTAACGTGGAATGTTTATGCCGTAATGGGGTTTGTGGAACCTGCGAAACGGCAATACTTGAGGGAGAGGCTGATCATCGTGACCACTACCTCGATGATGATGAAAAAGCTGAGCAAAAAACCATGATGTTGTGTGTTTCGCGAGCTAAATCTAAACGGTTAGTCCTTGATTTATAA
- a CDS encoding helix-turn-helix domain-containing protein, whose amino-acid sequence MAETETETFKERLLKLLKQKKMSQLKAAEALGVSRTAVNKWTKGGMIDEDNLEKLATLLDVDKIWLKYGEYTNNQITVSHSGVMRNINEVHLQESADIVTWEWDLLTGELNYSDNVEAVYGIKITSNEDFWALMSHDSKEKLVNGYSKIIREGGAHEMDFKINWEGDYRWITSRATGVKGPNGKVTKLVGISLDNTERKNTELRLRKIKCYFDVLLSHFNHLVVFTDKAGEILASNLHNQSTEIDYLELQRLLYQLVINHKPWLDEVFRTGRGQIVFQDKQITAYQHLNDEKQPFLMFELNDI is encoded by the coding sequence ATGGCAGAAACAGAGACAGAAACATTCAAAGAACGTTTGTTGAAATTGCTAAAACAGAAAAAAATGAGTCAATTAAAGGCAGCTGAAGCCCTTGGTGTTTCCCGAACGGCAGTCAACAAGTGGACGAAAGGCGGCATGATTGATGAAGATAATCTTGAAAAGCTCGCCACGTTATTGGATGTCGACAAGATATGGTTGAAATACGGTGAATATACCAATAACCAAATCACTGTGAGCCATTCAGGCGTCATGCGCAATATCAATGAAGTCCATCTTCAAGAATCCGCAGACATCGTGACCTGGGAGTGGGACTTATTAACGGGGGAATTGAACTACTCCGATAACGTTGAGGCCGTATATGGCATCAAAATCACCAGTAATGAAGATTTCTGGGCCTTAATGAGCCATGACTCCAAGGAAAAGTTGGTTAATGGATATTCCAAAATTATCCGTGAAGGGGGTGCCCATGAAATGGATTTTAAAATTAACTGGGAAGGCGATTACCGTTGGATCACATCCCGGGCCACAGGAGTCAAAGGCCCTAATGGCAAAGTGACAAAACTGGTTGGGATCAGCTTAGACAACACAGAACGTAAAAATACTGAACTGCGCCTGCGTAAAATAAAATGCTATTTTGATGTTTTATTATCTCATTTCAATCACTTAGTTGTATTCACAGATAAAGCAGGCGAAATATTAGCCAGCAACTTACACAATCAATCGACAGAAATAGATTACCTTGAACTACAACGTTTATTATATCAATTAGTGATCAACCATAAGCCATGGTTAGATGAAGTCTTTCGGACTGGGCGGGGGCAAATCGTATTTCAAGACAAGCAAATTACTGCTTATCAACACTTGAATGATGAAAAACAGCCTTTTTTAATGTTTGAATTAAACGATATTTAA
- a CDS encoding LysR substrate-binding domain-containing protein, producing MNKLPSLEDIRVFVTVARLMSFSQAASQLLVSPAYVSKRIKLLEENLGQTLFFRTARAIKLTHEGQIILRSSEVMLTELEQMQQQLNACREEIRGSLRISCSTGFGSAYINPFILTLRGSYPLLGIDLTLTDKSVDIISENIDVDICIGGTIAEQFIARRIAQNQRILCASPSYLATHGYPKYPQELEQKHFCIAIKERNQAPAVWKLEHQQESMTVTPNSKLTVNNGEVAKQWCLSGEGILLRSQWSVLPELQSGQLVRVLPQWHQTADVYAVYSRSLRTSANLRVFIENLEQYLATHLSHGF from the coding sequence ATGAACAAACTTCCTTCGTTAGAGGATATCCGCGTTTTTGTCACGGTTGCCCGTTTGATGAGTTTCTCTCAAGCCGCTTCACAGCTGTTGGTATCCCCAGCTTATGTTTCTAAACGCATTAAGTTGCTAGAAGAAAATTTAGGACAAACTTTATTTTTTAGAACCGCTCGCGCAATTAAGCTCACTCATGAAGGGCAAATTATTTTACGTAGCAGTGAAGTGATGCTAACTGAGTTGGAACAGATGCAACAGCAACTCAACGCCTGTCGCGAAGAGATCCGTGGCTCTCTGCGTATCAGCTGCAGCACTGGGTTTGGCAGTGCTTATATTAACCCGTTTATACTGACATTGCGGGGAAGTTACCCTTTATTAGGCATTGACCTCACTTTAACCGATAAGTCTGTCGATATTATTAGTGAAAACATTGATGTTGATATCTGTATTGGCGGTACGATAGCTGAGCAATTTATTGCTAGGCGGATAGCACAAAACCAACGTATCCTGTGCGCTTCACCGAGCTACTTAGCAACACACGGCTACCCAAAATATCCACAAGAACTGGAACAAAAGCACTTTTGTATTGCGATTAAAGAACGTAATCAAGCCCCCGCGGTATGGAAGCTTGAACACCAGCAAGAAAGTATGACGGTCACCCCCAATAGCAAATTAACCGTCAATAATGGTGAAGTCGCCAAGCAGTGGTGCTTAAGTGGCGAAGGTATCTTATTGCGCTCCCAATGGAGTGTGCTGCCTGAGTTGCAGTCTGGCCAATTAGTGCGAGTATTACCGCAATGGCATCAAACCGCGGATGTTTATGCTGTATATTCGAGAAGTCTCCGAACGAGTGCTAATCTTAGAGTCTTTATCGAAAATCTAGAGCAATACCTTGCGACTCACTTATCACATGGCTTTTAG
- a CDS encoding tartrate dehydrogenase encodes MSQFNIAVIPGDGIGTEVIPEGLKVLEAAANKHGIKLQFTHFDWSCETYHRTGRMMPEDGLEQLKKFDAIFLGAVGFPGVPDHISLWGLLLPIRRAFNQYVNLRPVRLFDGIKCPLADKKPGDIDFYVVRENVEGEYSAIGGIQYEGTDEEMVLQQSIFTRKGTDRILKYAFDLAQSREKKHLSSATKSNGLFHSMPYWDSRVAEMAKQYPDIKVDQFHIDIFAANLVRMPEFYDVIVGSNLFGDILSDLGPACTGTIAIAPSANINPEKQFPSMFEPVHGSAPDIAGQNIANPIGTIWAAAMMMQHLGCPEMHDSIMSAVETAIKERQHLTRDMGGNASTQALGDEIARLVSA; translated from the coding sequence ATGTCACAATTTAACATAGCAGTTATTCCTGGTGATGGTATTGGTACCGAAGTGATCCCTGAAGGGTTAAAAGTATTAGAAGCAGCGGCAAATAAGCACGGGATAAAATTGCAGTTTACCCATTTTGATTGGTCGTGCGAAACCTATCACCGCACGGGGCGTATGATGCCTGAAGATGGCTTAGAACAATTGAAAAAATTTGATGCGATTTTCTTAGGCGCAGTAGGGTTCCCGGGTGTTCCTGATCATATTTCATTATGGGGGCTGCTATTACCTATCCGCCGCGCTTTTAACCAATATGTTAACCTGCGTCCTGTCCGTTTGTTTGATGGCATTAAGTGTCCGTTAGCAGATAAAAAACCGGGAGATATTGATTTTTATGTGGTGCGTGAAAACGTAGAAGGGGAATATTCGGCGATTGGCGGTATTCAGTACGAAGGCACTGATGAAGAAATGGTGCTGCAACAAAGTATTTTTACCCGTAAGGGAACCGACCGTATTTTAAAATATGCTTTTGATTTGGCGCAGTCGCGTGAGAAAAAACATTTAAGTTCAGCGACGAAATCAAATGGACTATTTCATTCAATGCCTTATTGGGATAGCCGCGTAGCCGAAATGGCGAAGCAATACCCAGATATCAAAGTTGACCAATTCCATATTGATATCTTTGCAGCCAATTTAGTGAGAATGCCAGAGTTCTACGATGTGATTGTCGGGTCAAACCTATTTGGCGATATTTTGTCTGATTTAGGGCCTGCTTGTACAGGAACGATTGCGATTGCGCCATCAGCCAATATTAACCCAGAAAAGCAATTTCCATCGATGTTTGAGCCGGTTCACGGGTCAGCACCGGATATTGCAGGGCAAAATATTGCCAACCCAATTGGCACGATTTGGGCGGCAGCGATGATGATGCAACATTTGGGGTGCCCTGAGATGCATGATTCGATTATGTCTGCGGTAGAAACGGCCATTAAGGAGCGCCAACATCTAACCCGTGATATGGGAGGAAATGCGAGTACTCAGGCGTTGGGGGATGAAATAGCCCGTTTGGTCAGTGCTTAG
- a CDS encoding type IV toxin-antitoxin system AbiEi family antitoxin: MVSHSQRETVKESYKQSLKTLLPYGMLATKKWLAEQGLSAHALDNAVKTDTLLPLAIGVYSQYSRTVTWEGVVASMQRMMNKSADEQLPPVVVGGLSALSISGLSQYLSLGSTPHIHLYATGKLPSWLERLSLPIKFEGHSTSKLWPESLFKDRAFVKEHEWGEQLPPVYFSCPEKAILEVLVDLPESVSFEHADELMQGLVNLSPRKLDSLLKACKSVKAKRLFFWLAKRQAYPWFDKLNVENYDLGSGKRVVAKGGKLDTEYLITVPQHMVLASKG; this comes from the coding sequence ATGGTTAGTCATTCCCAGCGCGAAACGGTGAAAGAGTCTTATAAGCAGTCTCTTAAAACTCTTTTACCTTATGGTATGTTAGCGACAAAAAAATGGCTTGCAGAGCAGGGCTTGAGTGCTCATGCGTTGGATAACGCTGTCAAAACCGATACGTTATTGCCGCTAGCTATAGGTGTTTACAGCCAGTATTCTCGAACAGTCACTTGGGAAGGCGTAGTCGCTTCTATGCAGCGTATGATGAACAAAAGTGCAGATGAACAACTTCCGCCTGTCGTAGTCGGTGGGTTGTCAGCGCTTTCCATATCTGGTTTGTCGCAATATTTGTCATTAGGAAGTACCCCTCATATTCATTTATATGCAACGGGAAAGCTGCCTTCCTGGCTTGAGAGGCTGTCATTGCCAATTAAGTTCGAAGGACATAGTACAAGTAAACTTTGGCCTGAGAGCTTATTCAAAGATAGAGCATTTGTTAAAGAGCATGAATGGGGAGAGCAATTACCACCTGTATATTTTTCATGTCCTGAAAAAGCCATATTGGAAGTGTTGGTGGATTTGCCTGAAAGTGTGTCATTTGAACATGCCGATGAGCTAATGCAGGGGTTGGTGAATTTATCTCCAAGAAAACTAGATTCGCTCTTAAAAGCGTGTAAAAGCGTAAAGGCCAAACGATTGTTCTTTTGGCTCGCAAAACGCCAAGCTTATCCTTGGTTTGATAAGTTAAATGTAGAAAATTACGATTTAGGCTCAGGTAAGCGTGTTGTTGCTAAAGGTGGAAAATTGGATACAGAGTATCTAATAACAGTACCCCAGCATATGGTGCTGGCAAGTAAAGGATAA
- a CDS encoding nucleotidyl transferase AbiEii/AbiGii toxin family protein yields the protein MDRNSIYYKQVQLLIQVLPFVAKQECFALKGGTAINLFVRDFPRLSVDIDLVYLPMKSRDDALQEICDALDAISVDLKITFKDVELTEAYRSKRDALRLIIARNGVQIKVELSPVLRGTVYEPKLMEVCAVVEDEFGYVEMPVIDLADLYAGKICAALDRQHPRDLFDVKLLLENEGLTDEIRKALLVYLSSHNRPMAELLSPQFKDITATYEGEFTNMAETDVPLVELEAVRGRLVDLIHQGLTDVEKAFLLSFKNREPDWSLLGLNGVCELPAIKWKQINLAKMPNDKHTQALEKLKDVLSM from the coding sequence ATGGATAGAAACAGTATTTATTACAAGCAAGTACAGCTTTTGATACAGGTATTGCCTTTCGTTGCCAAACAGGAATGCTTTGCGCTCAAAGGTGGTACAGCAATCAATTTATTTGTCAGAGACTTTCCTCGTTTATCGGTCGATATTGATTTGGTGTATCTGCCAATGAAGAGCCGTGATGATGCCTTGCAGGAAATCTGTGATGCACTTGATGCTATTAGCGTGGATTTAAAAATAACATTTAAAGATGTCGAGCTAACGGAAGCTTATCGGTCAAAACGCGATGCTCTAAGGTTGATCATTGCTCGCAACGGTGTGCAAATCAAAGTCGAGTTATCACCTGTATTGCGCGGTACTGTTTATGAACCAAAGCTGATGGAAGTTTGCGCAGTCGTAGAAGACGAATTTGGTTATGTTGAAATGCCTGTTATTGATTTAGCTGATCTTTATGCTGGAAAGATATGTGCAGCATTGGATAGACAGCATCCAAGAGACTTATTTGATGTGAAGTTGCTTTTGGAGAATGAAGGGCTAACGGATGAAATTCGTAAAGCATTACTCGTTTATTTATCAAGCCATAATCGGCCAATGGCAGAATTGCTCAGTCCGCAATTTAAGGATATTACTGCCACCTATGAAGGTGAGTTTACTAACATGGCCGAGACGGATGTCCCGTTGGTGGAACTGGAAGCCGTAAGGGGACGCCTAGTAGACCTCATTCACCAAGGACTGACCGATGTTGAAAAGGCTTTTTTGCTATCCTTTAAAAATCGAGAGCCTGACTGGTCTTTACTCGGCCTGAATGGAGTCTGTGAGCTTCCTGCCATCAAATGGAAACAAATCAATTTAGCAAAAATGCCGAATGACAAACATACACAAGCCTTAGAAAAGCTGAAAGATGTTCTCAGTATGTGA
- a CDS encoding helix-turn-helix transcriptional regulator translates to MTAVAHQVTPFLTSYEVMARYHISYTTLWRRIKDGSLPQPRINRNTRNKLWHIEDLEEYEKN, encoded by the coding sequence ATGACAGCAGTAGCGCACCAAGTAACCCCTTTTCTAACGTCTTACGAAGTTATGGCTCGTTACCACATTAGCTATACGACGCTCTGGCGAAGAATAAAAGATGGCAGCTTGCCGCAACCTCGTATCAACCGAAATACACGAAACAAGCTGTGGCACATTGAAGACTTGGAGGAGTATGAGAAGAATTAG
- a CDS encoding ATP-binding protein, giving the protein MTTPQERTTGITNASIKKRFGSIPAWKMLSEYIWNGLDAGASDIDVIINTCDLGGVESIEIHDNGEGIDFHNLDRNFDNWDDSSKKQVTQKGSQGRGRYSFHKYAATATWLTRRQSENARITIDSSRIKTYKVELIDDKEQHSSILSNGSGTSVFLTGITSEKSQKIPNIENIMEELSNEFGWKLIVFSNLKISVNRVRVTPPQHRLFQELIDVDGNIFSSSIIQWIKKPSGEKSYNYFRDSKEHQKYRNLTGFNYKNNFFISGYIQSEWFDNFQDTSSPNADLFISEKSDGNKVLAMLLKELRNKTAEIYQGFLRERAVQLVDSFEEKGYFPVYNWESDEDRSFRIAHTKKLVTSICVADPAAFNGLKAKQTKIIIGLLDRLSTSSENDSLIDILEGVLDLNKEQMDEFASQISKSKLDYIISTIGHIHKRDLVVQKMKYLFKEHAKEVLETPDLQGIIEANTWLFGPQYTTIGAEEDDFSNTARNLRNSDIEILDGDDISTSDLIEGATIEGAKGQVDLFLARKMVTIDHSTQEEFIKCTIIEIKRPSVALNKKHLAQAERYAEVLDKHPAFNDERMRFDVVLVGTKISQNDTQITRRLKDLAGKGGAGLVSGADERIRVYVKSWSTIFNDFEVTHSALLQKLKIKRSELEYKSKQTLVDELQIPLSEAS; this is encoded by the coding sequence GTGACGACTCCTCAAGAACGGACAACAGGTATTACAAATGCGTCGATAAAAAAACGTTTCGGCTCAATTCCCGCTTGGAAGATGTTGAGTGAATATATCTGGAACGGTTTGGATGCTGGTGCATCAGATATTGATGTCATTATTAACACCTGTGATCTCGGCGGGGTGGAGTCAATAGAGATCCATGATAATGGTGAAGGAATTGACTTTCATAACCTAGACCGAAATTTTGATAATTGGGATGACTCATCCAAAAAACAGGTTACCCAAAAAGGCAGTCAAGGCAGAGGGCGGTATTCATTTCATAAATATGCTGCAACAGCAACCTGGCTTACGAGAAGACAATCTGAGAATGCACGTATTACCATAGACTCGTCTCGTATTAAAACGTACAAAGTTGAGTTGATCGACGATAAAGAACAGCATAGTAGTATTCTTTCAAATGGAAGTGGGACATCAGTATTTCTTACGGGCATTACGAGTGAAAAATCTCAAAAAATCCCTAATATTGAAAATATCATGGAGGAGCTTTCAAATGAATTTGGTTGGAAGCTAATAGTTTTTTCTAACCTTAAAATATCAGTTAATAGAGTCCGAGTGACGCCTCCCCAACATAGGTTGTTTCAAGAGCTTATAGATGTTGATGGAAATATATTTAGTTCAAGTATCATTCAGTGGATAAAAAAACCATCTGGTGAAAAGTCATACAATTATTTTAGAGATTCAAAAGAACATCAGAAGTATAGAAATCTGACTGGTTTTAACTACAAAAACAATTTTTTCATAAGTGGATATATACAATCTGAGTGGTTCGATAATTTTCAAGATACCTCATCTCCAAATGCTGATCTCTTCATTAGTGAAAAGAGTGATGGGAATAAAGTTTTAGCTATGCTGCTAAAAGAACTGCGCAACAAAACAGCCGAGATTTATCAGGGGTTCCTTAGAGAAAGAGCTGTTCAGCTTGTCGATTCTTTCGAAGAAAAAGGATATTTTCCTGTTTACAATTGGGAGTCTGACGAAGATCGTTCCTTTAGAATTGCACATACGAAGAAATTAGTAACTAGTATCTGCGTTGCTGATCCAGCAGCTTTTAATGGGCTAAAGGCTAAGCAAACAAAAATTATAATCGGTTTGCTTGATAGGCTATCTACATCAAGTGAAAATGATAGTTTGATAGATATATTGGAAGGCGTTTTAGACTTAAATAAGGAGCAAATGGATGAATTTGCATCTCAAATAAGTAAATCTAAACTTGATTATATAATTAGCACGATTGGACACATTCATAAGCGAGATCTAGTCGTACAGAAAATGAAGTACCTTTTTAAAGAGCACGCTAAAGAAGTTCTAGAAACACCAGACTTACAAGGTATTATTGAGGCTAATACATGGTTGTTTGGCCCTCAGTACACAACTATAGGTGCCGAAGAGGATGACTTTTCTAATACAGCTAGAAATCTTCGGAATTCAGATATTGAAATATTGGATGGGGACGATATCAGTACCAGTGATCTTATTGAAGGCGCTACCATAGAGGGGGCAAAAGGCCAAGTAGATTTGTTTCTTGCACGCAAAATGGTCACAATTGATCATTCTACACAAGAAGAATTTATTAAATGTACGATCATTGAAATAAAAAGACCAAGTGTAGCATTGAATAAGAAACATTTAGCTCAAGCTGAACGTTATGCTGAGGTACTTGATAAGCATCCTGCCTTTAATGATGAGAGAATGAGATTTGATGTTGTTCTTGTTGGAACTAAAATCTCCCAGAATGATACTCAAATTACAAGGCGGTTGAAAGACCTTGCTGGTAAGGGCGGCGCGGGCCTTGTTTCCGGGGCGGATGAAAGAATTCGAGTATACGTTAAAAGTTGGTCTACAATTTTTAATGATTTCGAGGTGACTCATAGTGCTTTATTACAAAAGCTAAAAATAAAGAGAAGCGAGCTAGAGTATAAATCTAAGCAAACCCTTGTGGATGAATTGCAAATACCTCTCTCTGAGGCGTCGTGA
- a CDS encoding tyrosine-type recombinase/integrase: protein MALSVSWLDARLNKEAKETVVKADRDGLSARVSPKGKIVFQFRYRFDGKQQRVDIGTYPLMKLAEARNELDRLRAVLDQGRNPKLYLQQERAKYSANQSFESIFRDWIDSAGKQGLKEKTWHYQKRSSEIYLLPRLGKYPLTDITELSLRNCLREVSESSPSNTERLVSVLHKFYDWLIDEQILEINAAAGITAKKVGGKKGKRTRVLNDNEIRILWRYLHESKITEKNRIYIKLLLLLGGRKGELIQAEKHHFDLQSAMWTVPIEIRKQGEKIGAPIMRPLIKPAIELIELAMQMSKSTYLFPANGQEELATNGFDTTIPNNVKIWARRSLGIEMEHWSMHDLRRTMRTRMSAITTQEVAELMIGHSKKGLDAIYNQYQYLDEMRHAYDVWYQQLETIIEPTGFPFNWRFGQ, encoded by the coding sequence ATGGCGTTATCAGTTAGCTGGCTCGATGCCAGGTTAAATAAAGAAGCAAAAGAAACCGTAGTAAAAGCCGACCGAGATGGGCTAAGTGCTCGGGTATCGCCCAAGGGCAAAATTGTTTTTCAGTTTCGTTATCGGTTCGATGGCAAGCAACAGCGGGTAGACATAGGTACTTACCCCCTTATGAAGCTGGCTGAAGCCAGGAATGAGCTGGATAGGTTAAGGGCAGTACTTGATCAAGGCCGAAACCCCAAGCTTTACCTACAGCAGGAACGGGCTAAGTATTCTGCTAATCAAAGCTTCGAATCGATTTTTCGAGACTGGATAGACTCTGCCGGTAAGCAAGGGCTAAAGGAGAAAACGTGGCACTACCAAAAACGCAGCAGTGAAATATATTTGCTGCCCCGACTTGGCAAGTATCCATTAACTGACATCACTGAATTGTCCTTGCGAAACTGTCTTCGTGAGGTTTCGGAATCGTCTCCGTCAAACACAGAGCGCCTAGTGTCTGTACTGCATAAGTTCTATGACTGGCTGATTGATGAACAAATTTTGGAAATTAACGCTGCCGCTGGGATCACAGCAAAAAAGGTTGGCGGTAAAAAAGGAAAACGAACTCGGGTGCTAAATGACAACGAGATCAGGATACTTTGGCGCTATTTGCATGAGTCAAAAATCACTGAGAAGAATCGCATCTACATAAAACTGCTTCTCTTATTGGGAGGGCGCAAGGGCGAACTCATTCAAGCTGAAAAGCATCACTTTGACTTGCAATCTGCAATGTGGACAGTGCCCATAGAGATCCGCAAACAAGGTGAGAAAATTGGAGCGCCGATCATGCGGCCATTGATTAAGCCAGCTATTGAGCTGATTGAACTGGCGATGCAGATGAGCAAATCAACTTACTTGTTTCCCGCGAACGGACAAGAAGAGCTTGCCACAAATGGCTTTGATACCACTATTCCTAACAATGTGAAAATCTGGGCTCGCAGATCGCTTGGTATTGAGATGGAACACTGGTCTATGCATGATCTTCGCAGAACGATGCGAACGCGAATGTCTGCCATCACGACGCAAGAAGTTGCCGAGTTGATGATTGGCCACAGCAAAAAAGGGCTGGATGCTATCTACAACCAATATCAGTACCTGGACGAAATGCGTCATGCTTACGACGTTTGGTATCAACAACTAGAAACCATCATCGAGCCGACAGGCTTTCCATTCAACTGGCGTTTCGGACAATAA